Proteins encoded by one window of Arachis hypogaea cultivar Tifrunner chromosome 1, arahy.Tifrunner.gnm2.J5K5, whole genome shotgun sequence:
- the LOC112710633 gene encoding protein NRT1/ PTR FAMILY 2.11: protein MVETETKSDTSKKPTLENNEKYVTQTQQQHEHDDDDDRKINYRGWKAMPFIIGNETFEKLGAIGTLANLLVYLTTVFNLKNITATNMINIFNGSTNFATLIGAFFSDTYFGRYKTLGFCTTTSFLGLLVIQLTAAFKNLHPPKCGNESSTCKGPTAGQMAFLLCGFGLLLIGAAGVRPCNLAFGADQFNPNTESGKKGVNSFFNWYFFTFTFAQMVSLTLIVYVQSNVSWALGLGIPAALMLLSVVVFFLGTKIYVKVQPSGSPITSIVQVLVVAIKKRGLKKLPQKEYPMLSLFNYVPPKTLNSRLPYTHQFRVI, encoded by the exons ATGGTAGAAACTGAGACTAAGAGTGACACAAGCAAGAAACCAACATTGGAGAATAATGAGAAATATGTCACACAAACACAACAACAACATGaacacgatgatgatgatgatcggaAGATTAACTACAGAGGCTGGAAGGCCATGCCTTTCATCATAG GAAATGAAACTTTTGAGAAACTTGGAGCCATTGGAACCTTAGCAAACCTGTTGGTGTATCTAACAACAGTTTTCAACCTGAAGAACATCACAGCTACAAACATGATCAACATCTTCAACGGCAGCACCAACTTTGCAACCTTGATTGGTGCCTTCTTCTCTGATACTTACTTCGGTCGCTACAAAACACTTGGATTCTGCACTACCACCTCCTTCTTG GGCTTGCTTGTGATTCAACTAACAGCAGCATTCAAGAATCTTCATCCACCAAAATGTGGAAATGAGAGCAGCACATGCAAGGGTCCAACAGCGGGTCAAATGGCGTTTCTTCTCTGCGGATTCGGCCTTCTTCTGATTGGTGCAGCCGGGGTTAGGCCATGTAACTTAGCATTTGGAGCAGATCAATTCAATCCAAACACTGAATCAGGAAAAAAAGGTGTCAACAGCTTCTTCAATTGGTACTTCTTCACCTTCACCTTTGCACAAATGGTGTCCCTCACACTAATTGTGTATGTTCAATCAAATGTGAGTTGGGCCCTTGGTCTTGGAATCCCTGCAGCTTTGATGCTTCTTTCAGTTGTGGTCTTCTTCTTGGGTACCAAGATTTATGTGAAGGTTCAACCAAGTGGTAGCCCCATAACTAGTATTGTGCAAGTTTTAGTGGTTGCAATCAAGAAAAGGGGACTCAAAAAACTACCTCAAAAAGAGTATCCAATGCTCTCACTCTTCAATTATGTCCCACCTAAGACTTTGAACTCTAGGCTTCCTTACACTCATCAGTTCAG GGTTATCTGA